From Deinococcus cellulosilyticus NBRC 106333 = KACC 11606, a single genomic window includes:
- a CDS encoding type 4a pilus biogenesis protein PilO codes for MKLKQRDIALISFAATLLVILLWYFMMYQPKGDEIASKQLEKDSLQTQLDRARAAAARLPQLRLEVAQLEEEKQAFLQQLPETLQFGNFLQDLRQIVVDSGSTLTRISPVQGTQGNLPNGVVPMNVTMTLDTTFPGLLSVVSAIQSLQRFSTINSINLSVDQPSTTTNSNPSIDATLVITVYTFDVNKALQQNTPPPADGNAAPQGGNAS; via the coding sequence ATGAAACTCAAACAGCGTGATATCGCATTGATTTCCTTTGCAGCAACACTGCTGGTGATCTTGCTCTGGTATTTCATGATGTATCAACCCAAGGGGGATGAGATCGCCAGCAAACAGCTGGAAAAAGACAGCCTGCAAACCCAGCTGGATCGGGCAAGAGCTGCAGCAGCCCGACTGCCCCAGTTGAGGCTGGAAGTGGCCCAGCTTGAAGAAGAAAAACAGGCTTTCTTGCAGCAACTCCCTGAGACCCTGCAATTCGGCAATTTCTTGCAAGACCTGCGTCAAATTGTCGTGGATTCAGGCAGCACCCTGACCCGCATTTCTCCTGTTCAGGGCACCCAGGGCAATCTCCCCAATGGTGTCGTTCCCATGAATGTCACCATGACCCTGGACACCACCTTCCCGGGCCTGCTGTCTGTGGTGTCTGCCATCCAGAGCCTGCAGCGCTTCTCCACCATCAACAGCATCAACCTGAGTGTTGACCAGCCTTCCACCACCACCAACAGCAATCCCTCCATCGATGCCACACTGGTGATCACCGTCTACACCTTTGATGTCAACAAAGCCCTTCAGCAGAACACTCCTCCTCCAGCCGATGGAAACGCCGCACCTCAGGGAGGAAACGCATCATGA
- the pilM gene encoding type IV pilus assembly protein PilM codes for MQNFLNQLWSRKNAIGLEIGASAIKIVELNPGSPPDLLKAVSTPTPSGTMQDGQVFEPKALAEEIRRLTREHEIKTRQVITTIPNQAAVTRNIFVPVMDRRELDESIKWEAERYLPYAVDDVVLDYDLLDNPKDVQNDTGQMEIVIAAAPKDIIYRYVEVLKLAGLEPVAIDVKPFAALRALRGSLMGSHLSKSTLTGGTYSEQGEVAVMLDIGASSTVIALVRGDRLLMTRNISIAADDFTTAVQKAFQLDFYSAENVKLQYGAATLPTEDNEDLLDIDTSSDTYSSAKVYDAIRPVLADLLTEIRRSLEFYRVQAGDIVIDRVCLSGGGAKLVGLSQAISDTLGLYVEVGNPWMVTNTKIAKIDPAYLKEFGPEFAVALGLAVRGVKGID; via the coding sequence GTGCAAAATTTCCTCAATCAGCTGTGGTCGCGGAAGAATGCGATTGGACTCGAGATCGGTGCCAGCGCCATCAAAATCGTCGAGCTGAACCCAGGGTCTCCGCCTGACCTGCTCAAGGCAGTCAGCACCCCGACCCCCAGTGGGACGATGCAAGATGGTCAGGTTTTCGAGCCCAAAGCTCTCGCAGAAGAAATCCGCCGCTTGACTCGTGAACACGAGATCAAGACCAGGCAGGTGATCACCACCATCCCCAACCAGGCCGCCGTCACCCGCAACATCTTTGTGCCAGTCATGGACCGCCGGGAACTCGATGAATCCATCAAATGGGAAGCTGAACGTTATCTCCCCTACGCCGTTGACGATGTCGTGCTCGATTACGACCTGCTGGACAACCCCAAAGATGTCCAGAACGACACCGGCCAGATGGAGATTGTGATTGCAGCTGCGCCCAAGGACATCATCTACCGTTATGTCGAAGTGCTGAAACTCGCTGGTCTGGAGCCAGTGGCCATCGATGTGAAACCCTTCGCCGCCCTCAGGGCCCTCAGGGGCAGCCTGATGGGCAGCCACCTCAGCAAGAGCACCCTGACCGGAGGCACCTACTCCGAGCAGGGCGAAGTTGCTGTGATGCTCGACATCGGGGCATCAAGCACCGTGATCGCACTGGTGCGTGGTGACCGACTTCTGATGACCCGCAACATCTCCATCGCAGCGGATGACTTCACGACCGCAGTTCAGAAGGCGTTCCAGCTGGATTTTTACTCTGCAGAGAACGTCAAACTGCAATACGGGGCAGCCACACTTCCCACAGAAGACAACGAAGATCTGCTGGACATCGACACCAGCAGTGACACGTACTCCAGTGCCAAGGTCTATGATGCCATTCGACCTGTTCTGGCAGACCTGCTGACCGAAATCCGGCGCAGCCTGGAGTTTTACCGGGTGCAAGCCGGGGACATCGTGATTGACCGGGTGTGCCTCTCTGGAGGTGGCGCAAAACTGGTGGGTCTGTCCCAGGCCATCAGCGATACCCTGGGTCTGTATGTGGAAGTGGGCAATCCCTGGATGGTCACCAACACCAAAATCGCCAAAATTGATCCCGCCTACCTGAAAGAGTTCGGTCCCGAATTCGCTGTTGCACTGGGCCTGGCGGTTCGAGGGGTGAAGGGCATTGATTAA
- a CDS encoding ATP-binding protein, which translates to MIDNLERLIREGATPERILLSTQVGPETLARYAIGLANARGGLLIVGAAGGQLEDASDIHPLQITHAIFELSSGKLSVNAHHQQAFGASVMVVYVPQAPYLLASRDGEVLAWDGLKLSPIEGLWDRSPQAQPDFTATVPPMSSLSDIDPLEVGRLRRGLQGRASGLGQLADMDFLRELNLLVDVEGTLKPNLAGILMAGTPQALRRHIPQAEISYYHHARGDVEFSFREDLLQPLPAMVERLRDLIQLRNSFSPLQVGLFRIEVWDFDEVVYREAILNALMHRDYQLRDTVHIHHYPDRLEISNPGGLPGGITAENILRHQPKRRNPILAEALAKLGYVERAGVGVDKMYQLLLRHGKEPPEFTSYKDAVTLSIHNPGFDAEFVKFVARKQEEMQTFSLDMLIVLSYLNRMGEGNRTDLALALQLPEDRIVRLLHLMEEKDLIVRTGRGKASLYELARASRSLLGGSRPADPPQQQGASSSRPPKPSTVSVVRGYINNPELELLVVQQASQPAGTANAELREMLGLDVQQTSRLLRHLVKKGSLRKQGTSPRKTRYYA; encoded by the coding sequence TTGATCGACAATCTGGAGAGACTGATCCGTGAGGGAGCCACCCCCGAACGCATCCTGCTCAGCACACAGGTGGGTCCCGAGACCCTGGCCCGTTACGCCATTGGTCTGGCCAATGCCCGGGGGGGCCTGCTGATTGTGGGGGCAGCAGGAGGCCAACTGGAGGACGCCTCCGACATCCACCCCCTGCAGATCACCCATGCGATTTTTGAACTGTCCAGTGGGAAACTCAGCGTCAATGCTCACCACCAGCAGGCTTTTGGGGCCTCGGTGATGGTGGTTTATGTTCCTCAGGCCCCTTACCTGCTGGCCTCCAGAGATGGAGAGGTGCTGGCCTGGGATGGCCTGAAGCTCTCCCCCATTGAGGGCCTGTGGGACCGCAGCCCTCAGGCGCAACCTGATTTCACAGCCACGGTTCCACCCATGAGCAGCCTCTCTGACATCGATCCTCTGGAAGTGGGCCGCCTGAGGCGGGGTCTGCAGGGACGCGCTTCTGGTCTGGGTCAGCTTGCAGACATGGATTTCCTGCGGGAATTGAACCTGCTGGTGGACGTGGAGGGCACCCTCAAACCCAACCTGGCAGGCATCCTGATGGCCGGAACCCCCCAGGCCCTGAGAAGGCACATTCCCCAGGCAGAAATCAGTTATTACCACCATGCCAGAGGGGATGTCGAGTTTTCCTTCCGTGAAGACCTGCTGCAACCCCTCCCTGCAATGGTGGAGCGCCTGAGGGACCTCATCCAGCTGCGTAACAGCTTTTCTCCTCTGCAGGTGGGGCTTTTCCGCATTGAGGTGTGGGACTTTGACGAAGTGGTGTACCGCGAGGCGATCCTCAATGCCCTGATGCACCGGGATTACCAGCTCAGGGACACCGTGCACATCCACCACTACCCAGACCGTCTGGAAATCTCCAATCCCGGCGGACTGCCTGGAGGCATCACTGCTGAGAACATCCTGCGCCACCAGCCAAAGCGTCGAAATCCCATCCTTGCAGAGGCCCTTGCCAAACTGGGTTATGTTGAGCGTGCCGGGGTGGGGGTGGACAAGATGTACCAGTTGTTGCTCAGGCATGGCAAAGAACCCCCTGAATTCACAAGTTATAAAGATGCGGTGACCCTGAGCATCCACAATCCTGGGTTTGATGCCGAGTTTGTGAAATTTGTGGCCCGAAAACAGGAAGAGATGCAGACTTTCAGCCTGGACATGCTGATCGTGTTGAGCTACCTGAACCGCATGGGTGAGGGAAACCGCACAGATCTGGCCCTTGCGCTGCAGCTCCCCGAAGACCGCATCGTGCGCCTCCTGCATCTGATGGAGGAAAAAGACCTGATCGTTCGCACAGGAAGAGGCAAAGCGAGTCTGTATGAGCTCGCCAGAGCCTCCAGAAGCCTCCTGGGTGGCTCAAGGCCAGCAGATCCACCCCAACAGCAGGGGGCTTCCTCTTCCAGACCTCCAAAGCCATCTACAGTCTCTGTGGTGCGGGGCTACATCAACAATCCAGAACTTGAACTGTTGGTCGTGCAACAGGCGTCCCAGCCTGCTGGAACAGCCAATGCAGAACTCCGGGAGATGCTGGGACTGGATGTCCAGCAAACCTCTCGCCTGCTCAGGCATCTGGTCAAAAAGGGTAGCCTCAGAAAACAGGGAACTTCACCCCGCAAAACCCGGTATTATGCCTGA
- a CDS encoding DUF3293 domain-containing protein — MEKTLIQAYLNSPYTYNSTRLHLGESRSELSVVFPERWAMVTAFNPESRQLTPEENQERHAALEVAVRQLGHPVDHYVAGEGEWEEPGCFIRGISLAEAVQLGRDFQQNAVLFGVGSRVALVWVDPVIAVRMWWTQHLV, encoded by the coding sequence ATGGAGAAAACACTGATTCAGGCGTATCTGAATAGTCCCTACACCTACAACAGCACACGGTTGCATCTGGGTGAATCACGCTCAGAGTTGTCTGTGGTTTTTCCTGAACGCTGGGCGATGGTGACCGCCTTCAACCCCGAAAGCAGACAGCTGACCCCAGAAGAAAACCAGGAGCGGCACGCAGCCCTGGAAGTCGCCGTGCGGCAACTCGGGCATCCGGTGGACCACTATGTGGCTGGCGAAGGTGAATGGGAGGAGCCAGGTTGTTTCATCCGGGGCATTTCTCTGGCCGAGGCAGTTCAACTGGGCAGGGATTTTCAACAGAATGCAGTGCTTTTTGGGGTGGGTTCCAGGGTGGCTCTGGTCTGGGTTGATCCTGTGATCGCAGTGCGGATGTGGTGGACACAGCACCTGGTGTAG